A portion of the Juglans microcarpa x Juglans regia isolate MS1-56 chromosome 1D, Jm3101_v1.0, whole genome shotgun sequence genome contains these proteins:
- the LOC121251002 gene encoding uncharacterized protein LOC121251002 — MNRTFSSKIPKKPSLSLAPAKNEDGNQRRKKQSTSQNQFQDLDAISSCSNSNCSEASSASIEVPRGCLRFFLSHHSSSNSSSPSSNSKSKIPIERPKTLSKTPKSAPNGRFSKLSKSKTSKENNLSKSTVEEKPDRQVSQKAPRFKKNPPCLYQWQSGKKTHSRTAQKSKNFVVLNNCGDSANKLPFGSEGKSLVRMVDDPREATELKPRDADATCTPLTKTSNGSALDCEVGKVVEESSNKSNSKTPPIQASLSPEIQCGSVVSTAITPTCYGAGHIVSGVADKRKCKPRGVLTVGEHDFSFGGVKPFDSFDGDEEENAIGIGDDSTVIHEPTEASMHWLLSPCNEEDEGQKENSEDDGSCRRRRLGGHDIIHSPSSPSTGQGFCSDKGNKGNTESTTNNNRRRDTYLISPNVLPEFEGLSTASSPHATPIWEAITAKESRENFFDLEGKNSPFSMDSLGSGNVMRTPQSESSSGRLVGLSWLNEDSYKKDHFESELNLVAEVLQMTSLSPKSHISIGGSFDSSFQFDCLTTSSRSIDLTQFQKILDDQASWLSNSTLDNVSQSQMRISWRDGLVSRIYEMDDFDCCRCLSDEEEDANGCSDDQLKSCRSPDANVDVASDQTLTINSRSTEFVDNEPRTEGNGKEQFPSQISCPCVESISTDGGGLVASRDSDWTLCYKNHLFEV; from the coding sequence ATGAACCGGACATTCTCGTCGAAGATCCCAAAGAAACCTTCTCTATCACTAGCACCTGCGAAGAACGAAGACGGCAACCAGAGGAGGAAGAAGCAGAGTACTTCTCAAAACCAGTTTCAGGACCTCGATGCCATTTCTAGTTGCAGCAATAGCAATTGCAGTGAGGCTTCTTCTGCGTCTATTGAAGTTCCTAGAGGTTGCCTCaggttttttctctctcaccaCTCTTCCTCTAACTCTTCCTCTCCTTCTTCTAATTCGAAGTCGAAAATTCCTATTGAAAGACCCAAAACTCTCTCCAAAACCCCCAAATCAGCCCCAAATGGAAGATTCTCAAAGCTATCAAAATCCAAGACCTCAAAGGAAAACAATCTGTCAAAATCAACTGTTGAAGAAAAGCCAGATAGACAAGTATCACAGAAAGCGCCGAGATTCAAGAAAAACCCACCTTGCTTGTACCAGTGGCAATCTGGGAAAAAAACCCATTCTAGAACTGCTCAAAAGTCGAAAAATTTTGTAGTCTTGAACAACTGTGGCGACTCTGCGAATAAGCTGCCGTTTGGATCTGAAGGAAAAAGCCTGGTGAGGATGGTTGATGATCCACGTGAGGCCACTGAGCTCAAACCACGGGATGCTGATGCAACTTGTACTCCTTTAACTAAGACATCAAATGGGTCAGCTTTGGATTGCGAGGTTGGAAAGGTTGTGGAGGAGAGCTCAAACAAGAGTAATAGTAAGACACCTCCTATTCAGGCCTCTCTGTCGCCTGAGATACAATGTGGGTCAGTAGTCTCGACCGCGATCACACCTACTTGTTATGGTGCTGGCCACATTGTTTCTGGGGTAGCTGACAAGAGGAAGTGTAAGCCTAGAGGGGTTCTAACTGTAGGAGAACATGATTTTAGCTTTGGCGGAGTTAAGCCTTTTGATAGTTTTGATggtgatgaagaagaaaatgctaTAGGAATTGGTGATGATTCGACTGTTATCCATGAACCCACCGAGGCTTCGATGCATTGGCTTCTATCTCCATGTaatgaggaggatgagggtcAGAAGGAGAATTCAGAAGATGATGGGTCATGTAGACGTCGGCGGTTAGGAGGGCATGATATAATCCATTCTCCTTCCTCACCGTCAACTGGTCAAGGGTTTTGTTCAGATAAAGGTAATAAGGGTAATACGGAAAGTACTACTAATAATAACAGGAGAAGGGACACCTATTTAATATCTCCAAATGTACTTCCTGAATTTGAAGGGTTATCCACCGCGTCTTCTCCTCATGCGACACCTATTTGGGAAGCTATCACTGcaaaagaaagtagagaaaaCTTTTTCGATCTTGAAGGTAAAAATTCTCCATTCTCCATGGACTCTTTGGGTAGTGGAAATGTTATGCGAACCCCGCAATCAGAATCGAGCTCAGGTAGACTTGTTGGCCTGTCATGGTTAAATGAAGACAGTTACAAGAAAGATCACTTTGAATCTGAACTCAATTTGGTGgcagaagttcttcaaatgacaAGCTTGTCTCCCAAGAGCCATATATCAATCGGGGGTTCTTTTGACTCAAGTTTCCAATTTGATTGTCTAACTACTTCTTCCAGGTCCATTGATCTTACCCAATTTCAGAAAATTTTGGATGACCAGGCTTCCTGGCTTTCTAATTCTACTTTGGATAACGTATCACAATCCCAGATGAGAATATCATGGAGGGACGGATTAGTTAGCCGGATATATGAGATGGATGATTTCGATTGTTGCAGATGCTTGtcagatgaagaggaagatgcCAATGGCTGCAGTGACGACCAGTTAAAATCCTGTCGGAGTCCCGATGCCAATGTTGATGTAGCAAGTGATCAGACATTAACTATCAACTCTAGGTCTACTGAATTTGTAGATAATGAACCGAGAACTGAGGGGAACGGTAAAGAACAGTTTCCTTCTCAGATATCATGTCCCTGTGTAGAATCCATAAGCACTGATGGAGGTGGCCTTGTTGCTTCGAGGGATTCAGATTGGACTCTCTGCTACAAGAACCATTTGTTTGAAGTATAA
- the LOC121247372 gene encoding uncharacterized protein LOC121247372, with protein sequence MEGLIPMVYKVIKRNKVRRDYRSLSSGSAQGYNIADFYTVDQSHVYTMPSTQKIDGGFHTEGNGHRRCNSVGNYGVGFTLPEDKRMEAAPPAPNQLVRFRSHRMFSCVNGGA encoded by the coding sequence ATGGAGGGTCTGATCCCCATGGTATACAAGGTAATCAAGAGGAATAAAGTTCGCCGGGATTACCGCAGTCTCTCGTCCGGGTCTGCTCAAGGTTACAACATAGCTGATTTCTACACCGTTGATCAGAGTCATGTATATACGATGCCTTCAACCCAGAAGATTGATGGTGGTTTTCATACCGAGGGAAATGGTCACCGGCGGTGCAACTCTGTCGGAAACTATGGCGTTGGGTTCACGTTGCCCGAAGATAAGAGAATGGAAGCTGCACCACCTGCCCCTAATCAACTTGTGCGGTTTAGGAGCCACAGAATGTTCTCATGTGTAAATGGTGGTGCCTAG
- the LOC121256798 gene encoding thioredoxin-like fold domain-containing protein MRL7L, chloroplastic isoform X2, whose amino-acid sequence MRTSILPAFRSVGKLKSNYGKNEREASSDSDEEDEPPSKKVDDPYLMDAEERREWRRKIREVIDRNPDVDEVDAAERKKKMQKLLADYPLVVEEDDPDWPEDADGWGFNLGQFFDKITIKNNKKDNDDNEDSDDEIVWQDDNSIRPIKDMTTLEWEEAVFKDISPLIILVHNRYKRPKENEKIREELERAVHIIWNCRLPSPRCVAVDAVVEVELVSALKVSVFPEIIFTKAGQILYREKAIRTADELSKIMAFFYYGAAKPPCLNSIGDSQEAIPSVSINSQVC is encoded by the exons ATGAGAACAAGTATATTACCAGCGTTCAGAAGTGTAGGGAAACTCAAGTCTAACTATGGAAAGAATGAGCGGGAAGCATCTAGTGATAgtgatgaggaggatgaacCTCCTTCAAAGAAGGTGGATGATCCTTATCTTATGGATGCTGAAGAGAGACGTGAATGGAGGAGGAAAATCCGAGAGGTGATTGATAGGAACCCTGATGTTGATGAGGTAGATGCTgcagaaaggaagaagaagatgcaaaaGCTTTTGGCTGACTATCCCCTTGTTGTAGAGGAGGATGATCCCGATTGGCCTGAAGATGCTGATGGGTGGGGATTCAACTTGGGTCAGTTCTTTGACAAGATTACCATCAAGAACAACAAGAAAGACAATGATGATAACGAAGATAGTGACGATGAAATTGTCTGGCAAGATGATAATTCTATCCGTCCTATCAAAGACATGACCACTCTAGAATGGGAAGAAGCCGTGTTTAAGGACATCAGCCCATTAATCATTCTTGTACATAATCGCTATAAAAG ACctaaggaaaatgaaaaaatacgTGAGGAACTGGAAAGAGCCGTGCACATCATATGGAATTGCAGGCTACCTTCACCGAGA TGTGTGGCAGTTGATGCTGTTGTAGAGGTTGAGTTGGTCTCTGCTTtaaaagtgtcagttttcccCGAGATTATTTTCACTAAAGCAGGGCAGATTTTATACCGCGAGAAAG CAATTCGAACTGCAGATGAGTTGTCAAAAATCATGGCATTCTTTTATTACGGGGCAGCCAAGCCACCTTGTTTGAATAGCATTGGAGATAGCCAAGAAGCAATTCCATCTGTTTCCATCAACAGTCAAGTGTGCTGA
- the LOC121256798 gene encoding thioredoxin-like fold domain-containing protein MRL7L, chloroplastic isoform X1 — MALQHTIRLPLSYLFSPLKENKFRSPNSATGVSHHKRCNRNVPSSKMEGFSLSSNLQELPLLGLTMRTSILPAFRSVGKLKSNYGKNEREASSDSDEEDEPPSKKVDDPYLMDAEERREWRRKIREVIDRNPDVDEVDAAERKKKMQKLLADYPLVVEEDDPDWPEDADGWGFNLGQFFDKITIKNNKKDNDDNEDSDDEIVWQDDNSIRPIKDMTTLEWEEAVFKDISPLIILVHNRYKRPKENEKIREELERAVHIIWNCRLPSPRCVAVDAVVEVELVSALKVSVFPEIIFTKAGQILYREKAIRTADELSKIMAFFYYGAAKPPCLNSIGDSQEAIPSVSINSQVC; from the exons ATGGCACTACAACATACGATAAGGTTACCGTTATCGTATCTGTTCTCACCTctcaaagaaaacaaattcaGAAGTCCCAATTCAGCTACCGGTGTAAGTCATCACAAACGATGCAACCGTAATGTCCCTTCCTCAAAAATGGAGGGTTTTAGTCTCTCATCGAACTTGCAAGAGTTGCCATTGCTG GGTCTTACAATGAGAACAAGTATATTACCAGCGTTCAGAAGTGTAGGGAAACTCAAGTCTAACTATGGAAAGAATGAGCGGGAAGCATCTAGTGATAgtgatgaggaggatgaacCTCCTTCAAAGAAGGTGGATGATCCTTATCTTATGGATGCTGAAGAGAGACGTGAATGGAGGAGGAAAATCCGAGAGGTGATTGATAGGAACCCTGATGTTGATGAGGTAGATGCTgcagaaaggaagaagaagatgcaaaaGCTTTTGGCTGACTATCCCCTTGTTGTAGAGGAGGATGATCCCGATTGGCCTGAAGATGCTGATGGGTGGGGATTCAACTTGGGTCAGTTCTTTGACAAGATTACCATCAAGAACAACAAGAAAGACAATGATGATAACGAAGATAGTGACGATGAAATTGTCTGGCAAGATGATAATTCTATCCGTCCTATCAAAGACATGACCACTCTAGAATGGGAAGAAGCCGTGTTTAAGGACATCAGCCCATTAATCATTCTTGTACATAATCGCTATAAAAG ACctaaggaaaatgaaaaaatacgTGAGGAACTGGAAAGAGCCGTGCACATCATATGGAATTGCAGGCTACCTTCACCGAGA TGTGTGGCAGTTGATGCTGTTGTAGAGGTTGAGTTGGTCTCTGCTTtaaaagtgtcagttttcccCGAGATTATTTTCACTAAAGCAGGGCAGATTTTATACCGCGAGAAAG CAATTCGAACTGCAGATGAGTTGTCAAAAATCATGGCATTCTTTTATTACGGGGCAGCCAAGCCACCTTGTTTGAATAGCATTGGAGATAGCCAAGAAGCAATTCCATCTGTTTCCATCAACAGTCAAGTGTGCTGA